Proteins encoded by one window of Nocardioides euryhalodurans:
- the recD gene encoding exodeoxyribonuclease V subunit alpha yields MSVVEDPHDVRIAVGATGLLRDLNRAGVLDAVDLHVAARVTTLAHDEDPLVALAVAVAVRAVRGGSVCVRLDGLVAEDDEVAWPDPATWRAAIAASPLTRDPEVLHLEDDRLYLDRYWREEVQVCTDVLARASTGRVERPEGLDRVFPLTGYDEQRDAAALALAQPTTVLTGGPGTGKTTAVAGLLALLAEQAEQQGAPRLRIALAAPTGKAAARLQQAVEKEVGNLRDEADRGRLAGLRAMTLHRLLGTRPDTSARFRHHRDNRLPHDVVVVDEASMVSLTMMARLLEALRPDARLVLVGDPDQLASVEAGAVLADLVDGLGARRDVEVAALATSHRFGEAIGALAAAVRDGRADDAVALLRQGDPHVVFEETEDPGPVLRDVLLPRARQLRLAGLDGAADEALALLDGHRLLCAHRDGPHGVHHWNHQVERWLSEELTEGLWSAWYPGRPFLVTANDYGLGIYNGDTGAAVLRRGVLRAVVAGVTGPLDLATSRVSDVETMHAMTIHKSQGSQAGEVTVLLPDVESRLLTRELLYTAITRAQDRVRVVGSEASVRAAVDRPVGRASGLRERLREGG; encoded by the coding sequence ATGAGCGTCGTCGAGGATCCCCACGACGTACGGATCGCCGTGGGAGCCACCGGGTTGCTCCGCGACCTCAACCGCGCCGGCGTCCTCGACGCCGTCGACCTCCACGTGGCCGCCCGGGTGACCACCCTCGCCCACGACGAGGACCCCCTGGTCGCGCTGGCCGTCGCCGTCGCCGTCCGCGCGGTGCGGGGCGGGTCGGTCTGCGTCCGCCTCGACGGGCTGGTCGCCGAGGACGACGAGGTCGCCTGGCCCGATCCGGCCACCTGGCGCGCGGCGATCGCCGCCAGCCCGCTGACGCGCGATCCCGAGGTGCTCCACCTCGAGGACGACCGCCTCTACCTCGACCGCTACTGGCGCGAGGAGGTGCAGGTCTGCACCGACGTGCTCGCCCGGGCGAGCACCGGCCGGGTCGAGCGTCCGGAGGGCCTCGACCGGGTGTTCCCCCTCACCGGCTACGACGAGCAGCGCGACGCGGCCGCCCTGGCGCTCGCGCAGCCGACGACCGTGCTCACCGGCGGCCCCGGAACGGGCAAGACGACGGCGGTCGCGGGGCTGCTGGCGCTGCTCGCCGAGCAGGCCGAGCAGCAGGGCGCGCCCCGGCTCCGGATCGCCCTGGCAGCTCCTACCGGCAAGGCGGCGGCGCGGTTGCAGCAGGCGGTCGAGAAGGAGGTGGGCAACCTCCGCGACGAGGCCGATCGCGGCCGGCTGGCGGGGCTCCGGGCGATGACGCTCCACCGGCTGCTCGGCACCCGTCCCGACACCTCGGCCCGGTTCCGCCACCACCGAGACAACCGGCTGCCCCACGACGTGGTGGTCGTCGACGAGGCGTCGATGGTGTCGCTGACGATGATGGCGCGGCTGCTCGAGGCGCTGCGCCCTGACGCGAGGCTGGTGCTGGTGGGCGATCCCGACCAGCTCGCCTCGGTCGAGGCCGGGGCGGTGCTCGCCGACCTGGTCGACGGCCTCGGCGCGCGACGCGACGTCGAGGTCGCGGCCCTGGCCACCTCCCACCGGTTCGGGGAGGCCATCGGCGCGCTGGCGGCGGCGGTCCGCGACGGCCGGGCCGACGACGCGGTCGCGTTGCTCCGTCAGGGCGACCCCCACGTCGTGTTCGAGGAGACCGAGGACCCCGGCCCGGTGCTGCGCGACGTGCTCCTGCCGCGTGCTCGGCAGCTGCGGCTGGCGGGCCTCGACGGCGCGGCCGACGAGGCACTGGCGCTGCTCGACGGCCACCGGCTGCTCTGCGCCCACCGTGACGGTCCCCATGGCGTCCACCACTGGAACCACCAGGTGGAGCGCTGGCTCAGCGAGGAGCTCACCGAGGGCCTCTGGTCCGCCTGGTACCCCGGTCGCCCGTTCCTGGTGACCGCCAACGACTACGGCCTCGGCATCTACAACGGCGACACCGGGGCCGCCGTGCTCCGACGCGGGGTCCTGCGTGCGGTCGTCGCCGGTGTCACCGGCCCGCTCGACCTCGCCACCTCCCGGGTGAGCGACGTCGAGACCATGCACGCGATGACCATCCACAAGAGCCAGGGCAGCCAGGCCGGCGAGGTCACGGTCCTGCTGCCCGACGTCGAGTCGCGCCTGCTGACCCGCGAGCTCCTCTACACCGCGATCACCCGGGCCCAGGACCGGGTCCGCGTCGTCGGCAGCGAGGCATCGGTCCGCGCCGCCGTCGACCGGCCCGTGGGACGTGCCAGCGGCCTGCGGGAGCGGCTGCGCGAGGGCGGCTGA
- a CDS encoding MFS transporter yields the protein MTQTAAPRSALSEPTLAPPARWVAALTLLNLGIYSGWFGPIQVLLAEQAATISPDRKEAVLSLVLGVGAAVSTICNPVFGAFSDRTTLRRGRRLPWVLAGAAGSALSLLVLAAAESVTVMLLGWCAAQVFLNAMYAAAMAAIPDQVPVARRGLIGGLVAIAQTIGIVAGVAIAGLTGSIATGYLATLVVLLLLTLPYALGSRDLALPADHRPPPFAIGSFVRSFWISPREHPDFAWAWITRFLVNLGNYVATLYLLFYVIDGLGVSEDDAPGRVLVLTALYAVATIVTTAVFGHWSDRLGRRKVFVIWSGVVSGVASLILAVGQTWPAAVVAAIVLGCAFGIYTAVDFALITQVLPRAEERAKDLGVINIANALPQVLAPVLAGAILVVVREAGGSVATRGDGWSLGYGTVYLVSFAASVLGSVLVTRIRSVA from the coding sequence GTGACCCAGACCGCGGCGCCCAGGTCGGCGCTGTCCGAGCCCACCCTCGCTCCTCCCGCACGCTGGGTCGCGGCCCTGACGCTGCTGAACCTCGGCATCTACTCCGGGTGGTTCGGACCGATCCAGGTTCTGCTCGCCGAGCAGGCCGCCACGATCTCGCCCGACCGCAAGGAGGCGGTGCTCTCCCTCGTGCTCGGCGTCGGAGCCGCCGTCTCGACGATCTGCAACCCGGTCTTCGGGGCGTTCTCCGACCGGACGACGCTGCGCCGCGGACGCCGGCTGCCGTGGGTCCTGGCCGGGGCCGCCGGCAGCGCGCTCTCCCTGCTCGTCCTCGCGGCCGCCGAGTCGGTGACCGTGATGCTGCTCGGCTGGTGCGCCGCCCAGGTGTTCCTCAACGCCATGTACGCCGCCGCGATGGCGGCGATCCCCGACCAGGTGCCGGTCGCCCGACGCGGCCTGATCGGTGGTCTGGTGGCGATCGCCCAGACGATCGGGATCGTGGCCGGCGTGGCGATCGCGGGGCTGACCGGCTCGATCGCGACCGGCTACCTCGCCACGCTGGTGGTGCTGCTCCTGCTGACGCTCCCGTACGCCCTCGGTTCGCGCGACCTCGCGCTGCCGGCCGACCACCGGCCGCCGCCGTTCGCGATCGGCTCGTTCGTCCGCTCGTTCTGGATCTCCCCGCGCGAGCACCCCGACTTCGCCTGGGCGTGGATCACCCGGTTCCTGGTCAACCTCGGCAACTACGTCGCCACGCTCTACCTGCTCTTCTACGTCATCGACGGCCTCGGCGTCAGCGAGGACGACGCGCCCGGTCGGGTCCTGGTGCTCACGGCGTTGTACGCCGTCGCCACCATCGTGACGACGGCCGTCTTCGGGCACTGGAGCGACCGGCTCGGTCGACGCAAGGTGTTCGTCATCTGGTCAGGGGTCGTCTCGGGCGTTGCGTCCCTGATCCTGGCCGTCGGGCAGACGTGGCCGGCGGCGGTGGTGGCGGCGATCGTGCTCGGCTGCGCGTTCGGCATCTACACCGCGGTCGACTTCGCCCTCATCACGCAGGTGCTCCCGCGGGCCGAGGAGCGGGCCAAGGACCTCGGGGTCATCAACATCGCCAACGCGCTGCCGCAGGTGCTCGCCCCGGTGCTCGCCGGGGCGATCCTGGTCGTGGTGCGCGAGGCCGGAGGGTCGGTGGCCACGCGCGGCGACGGCTGGTCGCTGGGCTACGGCACCGTCTACCTGGTGTCGTTCGCCGCGAGCGTCCTGGGCTCGGTGCTGGTCACGCGGATCCGTTCGGTGGCCTAG
- a CDS encoding methyltransferase domain-containing protein, whose protein sequence is MATRTDVYSHGHDASVLRAHGARTIANSAAYLEPDLQPGVSVLDVGCGVGSITAEITDRVHPGRVVGVDVVWEAVRATREASADVRVALASGYRLPFADGSFDVVHAHQVLQHLSDPVAALQELRRVCRPGGVVAVRDADYAAMTWWPDAAGLDDWLRVYRAVAHGNDAEPDAGRRLRAWCRAAGFTDLACSASIWSFASPEERRWWGHQWAERSQHSAFARQALERGLAAEEDLGRIAEAWREWAEDEDGWFLVPHAEVRCRA, encoded by the coding sequence ATGGCCACGAGGACCGACGTCTACAGCCACGGGCACGACGCGAGCGTGCTGCGCGCCCACGGGGCGCGCACGATCGCCAACTCCGCGGCCTACCTCGAGCCCGACCTGCAGCCGGGGGTCTCCGTGCTCGACGTCGGCTGCGGCGTCGGCAGCATCACCGCCGAGATCACCGACCGGGTCCACCCCGGCAGGGTGGTGGGGGTCGACGTGGTGTGGGAGGCGGTGCGCGCCACGCGCGAGGCCTCCGCGGACGTGAGGGTCGCGCTCGCCAGCGGCTACCGGCTGCCCTTCGCCGACGGCTCGTTCGACGTGGTCCACGCCCACCAGGTGCTGCAGCACCTCAGTGACCCGGTCGCGGCGCTGCAGGAGCTCCGCCGGGTGTGCCGGCCCGGGGGAGTGGTGGCCGTGCGCGACGCCGACTACGCCGCGATGACGTGGTGGCCGGACGCCGCCGGGCTCGACGACTGGCTCCGGGTCTACCGCGCCGTCGCCCACGGCAACGACGCCGAACCCGACGCCGGACGCCGGCTGCGCGCGTGGTGCCGGGCCGCCGGCTTCACCGACCTGGCCTGCAGCGCGAGCATCTGGTCCTTCGCCTCGCCGGAGGAGCGGCGCTGGTGGGGGCACCAGTGGGCCGAGCGCAGCCAGCACTCCGCCTTCGCCCGGCAGGCCCTCGAGCGCGGACTGGCCGCCGAGGAGGACCTGGGACGGATCGCGGAGGCGTGGCGGGAGTGGGCCGAGGACGAGGACGGCTGGTTCCTGGTGCCCCACGCCGAGGTGCGCTGCCGGGCCTGA
- a CDS encoding ACT domain-containing protein: MPYLLRVSLPDVPGSLGRVATAIGEAGGDIEAIEIVEKRYDGTAVDDVFLEMVDGTMPDTIVSACTQLTGVEVLWINRYAAGSNVFLDLEAVEDLTAHPARALDRLVELLPVVFRSDWAARVHRERGVLVSTAAAPDEVAWVDVSAPGPLEDEDDDLVLACPLGPDEALLIGRRGGPEFLDSELARVKHLASLARSIAT; this comes from the coding sequence GTGCCGTACCTCCTGCGTGTCTCGCTCCCCGACGTCCCGGGCTCGCTGGGACGCGTGGCGACCGCGATCGGTGAGGCCGGCGGTGACATCGAGGCGATCGAGATCGTCGAGAAGCGCTACGACGGGACGGCGGTCGACGACGTCTTCCTGGAGATGGTCGACGGCACCATGCCGGACACGATCGTCTCGGCCTGCACCCAGCTCACCGGCGTCGAGGTGCTCTGGATCAACCGGTACGCCGCGGGCAGCAACGTCTTCCTCGACCTCGAGGCCGTCGAGGACCTGACCGCCCACCCGGCGCGGGCGCTGGACCGGCTGGTGGAGCTGCTGCCGGTGGTCTTCCGCTCCGACTGGGCGGCGCGGGTGCACCGCGAACGCGGGGTCCTGGTCTCGACCGCTGCGGCGCCCGACGAGGTGGCCTGGGTCGACGTCTCCGCTCCAGGACCGCTCGAGGACGAGGACGACGACCTGGTCCTCGCCTGCCCGCTGGGCCCGGACGAGGCGCTGCTGATCGGGCGACGCGGGGGACCGGAGTTCCTCGACTCCGAGCTGGCCCGGGTCAAGCACCTCGCGAGCCTGGCGCGCTCCATCGCCACCTAG
- a CDS encoding helix-turn-helix domain-containing protein produces MVRLPLTPAEVERGQRLGALLRQARGERSMLATALDARVSPETLRKIESGRVATPAFPTIAAIADVLGLSLDALWAEVNQTSSGAPGGAVAGSRRPVAG; encoded by the coding sequence ATGGTCAGGTTGCCGCTCACGCCCGCGGAGGTCGAGCGCGGCCAGCGCCTCGGCGCCCTCCTCCGTCAGGCCCGCGGGGAGCGCTCGATGCTCGCCACGGCCCTCGACGCCCGGGTCTCGCCCGAGACGCTCCGGAAGATCGAGTCTGGTCGCGTCGCCACCCCCGCCTTCCCCACCATCGCAGCGATCGCCGACGTCCTGGGCCTCTCCCTCGACGCCCTGTGGGCCGAGGTCAACCAGACCTCCTCGGGCGCTCCCGGAGGGGCGGTCGCAGGGTCGCGGCGACCGGTCGCCGGCTAG
- the map gene encoding type I methionyl aminopeptidase, with the protein MIEILNPAKVARARDTGALVAHILQTLRSRSAVGTNLLDIDRWARTMIDEAGAQSCYVDYAPSFGRGPFGHHICTGVNDAVLHGLPHDYALADGDLLSLDLAVSLEGVAADSAISFVVGESRPAESVAMIDATERALAAGIAAAAPGARIGDLSHAIGTVLTEAGYLINTEFGGHGIGSTMHQDPHVSNTGRPGRGYQLRPGLLLALEPWVMADTADLVTDADGWTLRSATGCRTAHSEHTIAITADGAEVLTLPRS; encoded by the coding sequence GTGATCGAGATCCTGAACCCCGCCAAGGTGGCCCGCGCCCGCGACACCGGGGCCCTCGTCGCCCACATCCTGCAGACGCTGAGGAGCCGCAGCGCGGTCGGCACCAACCTGCTCGACATCGACCGGTGGGCCCGGACCATGATCGACGAGGCGGGTGCGCAGTCCTGCTACGTCGACTACGCGCCGTCCTTCGGGCGCGGGCCGTTCGGCCACCACATCTGCACCGGGGTCAACGACGCCGTGCTCCACGGGCTGCCTCACGACTACGCGCTGGCCGACGGCGACCTGCTGTCCCTCGACCTCGCCGTCTCCCTGGAGGGCGTGGCCGCGGACTCGGCCATCAGCTTCGTCGTGGGCGAGTCCCGGCCAGCGGAGAGCGTGGCGATGATCGATGCCACCGAACGCGCCCTGGCCGCGGGGATCGCCGCCGCCGCGCCGGGGGCCCGGATCGGCGACCTGTCCCATGCCATCGGAACGGTCCTGACCGAGGCCGGATACCTGATCAACACCGAGTTCGGAGGTCACGGCATCGGCTCGACGATGCACCAGGACCCGCACGTCTCCAACACCGGACGGCCCGGTCGTGGCTACCAGCTGCGCCCCGGGCTGCTGCTGGCGCTGGAGCCGTGGGTGATGGCCGACACCGCCGACCTGGTCACCGACGCCGACGGGTGGACCCTCAGGAGCGCGACCGGGTGCCGGACGGCCCACAGCGAGCACACGATCGCCATCACCGCGGACGGGGCCGAGGTGCTCACGCTGCCCAGGTCCTAG
- a CDS encoding nitroreductase family deazaflavin-dependent oxidoreductase: MALTGEYEPSTAAWVRNQVAAFEASDGARANTLASTGDPIVVITSVGARSGKLRKNPVMRVEHEGAYLAVASKGGSDDDPVWAHNFRARPEVDLQDGADKATYDVRELADGPERDVWWERAVRTWPRYGTYQQKTDRLIPLFLLERRS, from the coding sequence ATGGCACTCACGGGAGAGTACGAGCCCAGCACGGCGGCCTGGGTCCGCAACCAGGTGGCGGCCTTCGAGGCCTCCGACGGCGCGAGGGCCAACACGCTGGCGTCCACCGGCGACCCGATCGTGGTCATCACCTCGGTCGGAGCCCGCAGCGGCAAGCTGCGCAAGAACCCGGTGATGCGGGTCGAGCACGAGGGCGCCTACCTCGCCGTGGCGTCCAAGGGCGGGTCCGACGACGACCCGGTCTGGGCCCACAACTTCCGCGCCCGTCCCGAGGTCGACCTCCAGGACGGCGCCGACAAGGCGACGTACGACGTGCGCGAGCTGGCGGACGGCCCGGAGCGCGACGTGTGGTGGGAACGCGCGGTCCGGACCTGGCCGAGGTACGGGACCTACCAGCAGAAGACCGATCGACTGATCCCGCTCTTCCTCCTGGAACGCCGTTCGTGA